From Camelina sativa cultivar DH55 chromosome 5, Cs, whole genome shotgun sequence:
GAAGTCTGGGCTATTACTGGAAGGCCAACATGATATCAACACACTAATATTTAACCAGATTTACTACCATAAATGTATAACTACTTTGTTACATGCAAAGACAAATTGTCCTATATTTTAAGACATTAGATTTTTAAGTTTACAACAAACACATAGTTTATGCAATTGTCTCTacataacaaatcaaaataaatagataataaaACACCCGTAATgtggtagaaaaaaaaaattgtgtgttatgttgtattttagttaaaattctCATAATTTATTTCACTATTTGAACAAGTGAATTGACTGACACATGTGAGAAGTAGAACGAACTTACCTTCTCAATTTGAGTATGAACTAACTTGTTAATGAGCCTTCATTAATATCAATTTAcaaacaaatatgtatttatttaaattgtgcTTCAATTATTGGCCAATGGCCATAATTTAATACTTAAATTAACCACATATATACAAATCTTAAATAGTAtatgaacaaataaaactaatttgaccgataaaaagagatattttacAACACTATTGGATCACTTTAGTTATATACCacataaaaataatcatataagaACTAATGTTGGTTTGTGGGTTCNTATGCACACAATCATTaattcatttccttttttttttttttgatcaaacaagTGCTTCTATTAATCAAACAGAAACATTACAAAGATAAGGATGGAATATCCCAAAGTTTAAGAGGTAGCAAGCCAAGGCTTTCCCCAAAGCCATAAGCCTGAATAAAGGTAAAAAGTACATCAAGCAAGGGTCCAAGATAGCTATGAAAAGTGCTATAGAGCAAATGGAAACAAGCGGAATCAAAGTTGCAAGAGTGGACATCTTCGATAGACTCGAGAGATGACAAGTAGGTCACTGTCAAAAGACATTGTGCCGTTGATATGAGCAGCAGAGCCAAGGAGCTCGCCGGAGTGAGTAACAATAACCAAGTCAAAGCCATGGTCAGAGTTTCGGGACCAAAGGCCCGTATGGTGGCGGAGGTATTGCTATCGGTTTGCTCGAGGCATTGGTACTTGAAGTATGTGGCCGGAGATGGCGAGTGGTGATTGTTGGTGTAGAAAACTCTGAGACTATAATCACACCCTCGGTAGTTTGCGATCAGAACTGAGATGCCATGAGACTTCAAGGGTTTCTGAACATAAAGGTTCACCAATGGGACTAAAACCAGGTTTCGCGAGCAGCAGGTGTAAGACCGTATCATAGTaggtggatcctctctgccatggagatggtgatcaagaattccacacagCGTATGAAGTCGGTGAGATACTAAACGATGAAAATCAGACCTGAGCTTCGGGCGAGAGGTTGGTTTTGAGGTTTTATGGGCAGTAGAGCGTACAAACGGAGTTACTAACAGGTGCGAAGAGCAAGTGTGATACCGTGACACTCTaggtggatcctctctgccatggagatggtgatcaagaattccacacaaagaGTGTGATCGGCAATACACGGACCAGGGAGCAGCAGACCTGAGCTTCATAAGGGAGGGTGATTGTTGAGGGTTGAGAGCAGTTTGATAACNCAGCAGAGCCAAGGAGCTCGCCGGAGTGAGTAACAATAACCAAGTCAAAGCCATGGTCAGAGTTTCGGGACCAAAGGCCCGTATGGTGGCGGAGGTATTGCTATCGGTTTGCTCGAGGCATTGGTACTTGAAGTATGTGGCCGGAGATGGCGAGTGGTGATTGTTGGTGTAGAAAACTCTGAGACTATAATCACACCCTCGGTAGTTTGCGATCAGAACTGAGATGCCATGAGACTTCAAGGGTTTCTGAACATAAAGGTTCACCAATGGGACTAAAACCAGGTTTCGCGAGCAGCAGGTGTAAGACCGTATCATAGTaggtggatcctctctgccatggagatggtgatcaagaattccacacagCGTATGAAGTCGGTGAGATACTAAACGATGAAAATCAGACCTGAGCTTCGGGCGAGAGGTTGGTTTTGAGGTTTTATGGGCAGTAGAGCGTACAAACGGAGTTACTAACAGGTGCGAAGAGCAAGTGTGATACCGTGACACTCTaggtggatcctctctgccatggagatggtgatcaagaattccacacaaagaGTGTGATCGGCAATACACGGACCAGGGAGCAGCAGACCTGAGCTTCATAAGGGAGGGTGATTGTTGAGGGTTGAGAGCAGTTTGATAATTCCAGTTTCGGGAACCAGTAGACAATGACACATCCTGAGAAATAACCATAGTTCTACCACACCCTATATACATCCGTGACAACCTAGCTAAGTGGTTTCTCTGATGTAGTCTTCGAACACCGAGGATGACCAAATAATCTAGATAAAGTCGAAGGAATGATAAAGGGTTAACGAGAGAGAACCTGGGCTTTTGTAATTTGGGCGAGTCCTCATGTACAGCTAACATGCCGATATCAGATCTGGAGTTCAGATTTGAGAATTGAAATGCACAGCGGCTAGCCCGGGAGGTTGAGATAGACTTCGTCTCCGGTGAAAGCAAATACAGAGCTGCCACGCGCAGGGGATGGTCTGTTTTCAAGACGGAAGTCCAGCAGCGGAGAAAATTCACTTCGTTGGAGGTTTTTTCACCCACCGTCGTCTCCGTCTCCGCCTGCCAAAGCTCGGGTGACGTTGGGGAAAAGAGATCTGCAGAAGCGGTAATCATTCCGGATCGATAGCTAAAGAGACAAGGGGACTTGATTTCCGTCGGCAGTGAGGCTGAATCGGAGTTGAATTCGGTTTTTTGCAAGCCTGTGCCTGAGACTGGTTGAAAGGGAAGGGTCTTTGTAGTTTGCAAAACGGGAACGAAAAGGGGGAAAAaggggaaaagagaaaaaaaaaagaaactaagagAGCAGAGGAAGCAGGAAACGAAGGCTAAGGTCGGTGTACCCCGACGTCGGCGAGCAGAGGCTCCACCGGCGTCGGAGAGATTTGGTTGTAGCGGCTCCTCGATATTCGGGCTTGGGAGAGAAAGTTTTAGGGCGAACTCACTTATTttattgttactttttaaaTGTTCGTTGATAGCCTCTATTGATCAGTCTATTGTTGGATTTGATGGAAAATGTTGCTAGAAGTTTGAAGCATCTTCATGATGGGTTATATTCATCGAGATTTGAACCCATAGAATATAGTCATAGTGTGTGGAACCACATTTATGACTGCAAAGATTGCCAACTTTTACACCACCGAAGATAGCAACATGAGATTTCTATCTCGATCTCGATTCAAAACAATAAGTAAGTGAATTTGTTTTGATGaatattatgaatttatttCTGGTTGTTGTTGAGTATACTAACTTGTGTCTTTGtggagtattaaaaaaaaatctttgagaaTAAACTCGATGTCAGCAAATGTGAAAGTGAAGAAGCATAGAAAAtggtttgtatatatttattatagataacttaatattgtaaatatttgtttacgttattttataaacatagaaaacatcGTAAGTCCATATAATTTCACAAAATAGTacatgttaaaattttaaaatacatgaaaatACACACAAATTGAGACAAAtgtttgcatttttttaaaaaaaatgacgCTGTACAAAATGCACACACCAGGCCACCAATTCTCATGAATCTTAATAAATGAACTTAATCCTCAAAAAGATAACTAACAATAAAAATTGTGTTTCTAGATAATCCTCCCGTTTTCCTTATAGTTAGAAATCAAAGAATTGTTTTTATATCAAACCGCTTAAGAAAATTACtttgaaaagaataaaaaaaattaaacataatcaAATGTACTTATTATAATTACCAGCTtgaataaattttgtttgttcaaaCCTAAGAGAACTATATGTCACAACATTATATATGGTATATGTAGACGACAGATGGAATTTCACACTATCGTAATAAAATTTCACTATAGTCACAATTCTTActatagtaattaattttcaCTAAAGTAAATTCCACTAAAGTCACTCAGCAAGCACCatgaattttaataaaacatttttttttttttttttcaacgcaATTTTGTTTAAAACCATTTTTATTCTCTACCGATAGACAGACAGTGCTTTAAAATCCTATGGATTTCGTGATTACTCACTCTCTCTGATTCAACAGTCGCATACCATCATACCCCGTGACATTGTAATGGCGGAAGGAATTGGAGGAGCTGAAGCAGTGATAGATCTCAAACCTGGATCTTCAATTCCAATTTCGTATCACCCTTCTTTTGGGCCTCACGATGATCTACTTCTTCTCGAAGCTGATGACAATCTCGTCTCTGACATCTTCAATCAAAGGtaccatttttatttaattgaatcTCTGTTTTCGCTTTGTTTTCGATTCTTCATGTTATTTAGGATTAAAGGGTTTCTCGATTTAGGGTAACATTGAGGGGACTTGCTGATGAAGATGCTGTTCTCTGCACCAAATCCAAGACCTTTGCTATCAAATTCGTTGGTAATTCCAATTCCATGTTCCTTATTCctcctgatgatgatgatactaacatcaacaacaacaacgataaGCCGCTTGTATCGGTTCTCAAAATTGCTCCTGGTAATATGGAACTTGTTGAGGTTTCTCCTAGGCTTGATAAACTCAAGCAGCTTTTATCAGCTAATCCATATGGTGCGTCTGAAGTAGACGCCATGATGGATGATGATAATGGCttagatgatgataataatgagaAGAAGGGTGTAAAGTTGTATACTTGGAATGATTTGGTTAACACGGTTCAAGCGAGTGATGAGGAGTTGAGTGTTGGGTTGGAGAGTCTCTCTGCTGTTGAGATTGATGGTTACTGGAGGGTTATTGATGAGAATTACCTAGACGTGATTCTGAGAATGCTCCTTCATAACTGTGTTCTGAATTATTGGTCTTTTGAtgatcttgatgaagatgaagttgtGAGTTCGTTAGTAGCTGATGAGTTTCCTAGTAAGCTCGCGAGTCCCTGCTTGCGCGTGTTTGGCTCTAGA
This genomic window contains:
- the LOC104784880 gene encoding sister chromatid cohesion protein DCC1-like, whose product is MAEGIGGAEAVIDLKPGSSIPISYHPSFGPHDDLLLLEADDNLVSDIFNQRVTLRGLADEDAVLCTKSKTFAIKFVGNSNSMFLIPPDDDDTNINNNNDKPLVSVLKIAPGNMELVEVSPRLDKLKQLLSANPYGASEVDAMMDDDNGLDDDNNEKKGVKLYTWNDLVNTVQASDEELSVGLESLSAVEIDGYWRVIDENYLDVILRMLLHNCVLNYWSFDDLDEDEVVSSLVADEFPSKLASPCLRVFGSRVSSNGTGKWKLEPRLVCLHFARQVLRDEKMRLESFMEEWKKKIPDGMEGKFEMLEGEVLTETIGIETRVYTFSVRSLPSTPAERFSILFKHRSKWEWKDLEPYLRDLHVPRLSMEGLLLKYTRRAQPKADAPPVFSAR